DNA sequence from the Pseudomonadota bacterium genome:
TTGATCTGAGGGAAGTGGCACGTTTCAGGTGGCCAGGACCAAGGTGGTATTCAGACGCTGCGTGGTCGTGGTCGTCCCCGATCCGTCTTTCGAGACACTGCGTCTTCATGACGCCGATCTCGATTTCGACCATGTTGAGCCAGCTCGCGTGTTTCGGGAGGAAATGGAACTCGAGCCGTCGGAGAATGCGTCGGGCCTCCTTGGCCGTGAAGGACCGATAGAGCGCAGCTTCGGTATGGGTCGAGAGGTTGTCGAGGACCACGCGGATGCGCTCGGCCTGCGGGTAGTGCACATCGACGAGTTCGCGCATGCACTCAGCGAAGTCGGCGGACTCGCGGTGATCGGTCACCTTCACGTGGCGCCAGGGTCTATGCGCGTCGAGGAATACGAATAGGTTCGCCGTTCCATGGCGGCGGTACTCGTAGTCGATCCGAGCTGGACGACCGGGAGCCGCGGGAATCGGAGTGCGGGTCTCTCCGATGAGCTGGGTGGGGGACTCGTCGAAGCACACAACGGGCTCTGCGGCTGAGGCTTCCTCAGCGTAGAGCTCGAGGACGTCCTCCATCCGGGCGACGTACTCCGCATCGACGCGGGGGATGCACCACATCTTTTGCAGCCACGGCTTGAGCTTCTGTTCGCCAAGGCGGCGCCGGACGGTTTCGCCCGACAACGACGTGTGCCCCGTCATCGAGACAAAGGCGTCGGCCAGGAGCTGCATCGTCCAGCGGGCTCGCCCCGCTGGCGGCTTGGAGCAGGCGACCGCCACCAGCAGCGCCTCTTCCTTGCCCGTGAGCTTACGGCTGCCGCCTGGGCGGGGCTCGTCGTCCAGCACGACATCGAACTCCCGCTCCACAAAGCGCTTCTTGGCCCGGTACACGGTCGACGTGCCCACCCCGACGAGCTCGGCGATGTCCTGATCGCCGTAGCCCTGGTCAGCGGCCAACAAGAGCTGCGCTCGCTTCACCTTCCTGGCCAGCTTGCTCCCGCTGTTGACGAAAGCCTGAAGCGACTCGCGCTCCGCTGTGGTGAGCTCGACAATATACTTCATGTTCATCCAGAGCCTCCTTTCCTCGGAGGCCCAACCAGATCAGGCTGTGGCCACGATGTCCATCCCCGCCGCCACCAAGCCTGCGTTCACAGAGCTCCAGGGCCAGTACCTGGCCTTCATCTACGCCTACTCGAAGATCCATCGGCGTCCGCCGGCGGAGGCTGACATGCAGCGCTTCTTCGAGGTCACCCCCCCGTCCGTCCATCGAATGATCCGCGAGCTCGAGAGCAAAGGGCTCATCCGTCGAACCCCCCGATTGGCACGAAGCATCGAACTGCTCGTCGCTCCCGACGACCTCCCCGTGCTCCGATGACTCCGAGCCAACCGATCATCTCCCCTGTGGAGAGGCACTAGTGTCCTGCATCCCAAATCTCCCTAGTGTCCTGGAACAGTGAAGCGGTAGGTAAAGGCCAAGAACGGGACCCCAAACAGCCGACCGAGCTGCTGGCTCGGGGTCAGCCTGGCCTGCCTTTGGGCTCTCATGACTCTGATGAAGGCGACGTCGAGAGCCCAGGTGGGTCCTCCAAAGCGGCACCCGTAGTTGACCGACCAGACCGGCATCTGCTCCCCAAAGAGGTCTGCCAGGTCTTCGATCGCGGTCATCAGCCCGCTGTACTCGAGCAGCAGCGAGACGTTGCTGGAGATACGTACGACGAAGCCGGCTGCCAATCCCACAGGTAGCACCACGTGAAGCTGATGGTGGGCGATCAGCAT
Encoded proteins:
- a CDS encoding MarR family transcriptional regulator; the encoded protein is MSIPAATKPAFTELQGQYLAFIYAYSKIHRRPPAEADMQRFFEVTPPSVHRMIRELESKGLIRRTPRLARSIELLVAPDDLPVLR